The stretch of DNA TGTGGAAAACAACAAATTTCCATAAATTTCTATTAGTTTCTATTAATTTCAATTTTTTTAATAATATCTCCCTATCTCCTTAATCTCCACATCTCCTTTTGTTACACCACCTGAACGCTTACAAAAATCTGCGTCATACGAACTTTGGAACTTGGAATTTGGAATTTATTTGGTATTTGGTGCTTGTAATTTGGAATTTCTGCTTGGATGCTTACAATCCGTCCAGTAAAAGATATGGGTAAAGATTAAATATTTTGCTGGGGATGTATTCTTGTGGTTTATATTTCCCAAAATTTCCATTTCTTAAATTCGGGCATAACCGCATAATTAGTCATATCCAGATGAAGTGGGGTAATCGAGATTTTACCTTCTTTAATTGCTCTAACATCTGTTCCTTCCGCCCCTTCTTCATCCATAACACATTTACTGCCAATCCAGTAATAAACCTTTCCTCTTGGGTCAGTTCTTTTAATTAATTCTTCCTGATATGTGCGTTTTCCCAGATGGGTAATAGATACACCTTTAATTTCTTCTTCAGATAAATTAGGCACATTGATATTTAAGAAAGTATGAGATGGTAGCCCGTGTTTTAAGATAAGGTTAGCAATTTTGCAAGCAAATTTTCCTGCAAAATCAAATTTTAGGTCTTTATAATCGCCCATTGAAATAGAAAAAGAAGGTATATTTAAAAGTGTTCCTTCCATAGCCGCAGAAATCGTGCCTGAGTAGGTTACATCCTCACCTAAATTAGGACCTGGGTTAATGCCAGAGACGATTAAATCGGGTCTTTTGGGTAAAATACCTAAAACACTGATATTGATACAATCCGCGGGTGTTCCATCCGTTACAAAGGTATCTTCATCAATCTCGTCAACACGGATAGGATGCGTTAAGGTCAATGAATGTCCTGATGCACTCCTTTCACGGTCAGGGGCAATAATCGTTACTTTACCCACCTTGCTTAAACTCTCTCGTAAAATATGTAATCCTTGTGCCTTTATCCCATCATCATTAGTCAGTAATATGTTCATCTAATCTTTAAATATACCATATTGAACTTCCTATGTCAATAAATTTTCTCTTGACGAAGTAATAATTTTGTGATATAGTTATAATCAATAATTATTTAACCAATTACTATATGGCTTCACGAAATTAAAAACAAGTAACTAACTACCATTCACCAGTTACCAATTGCCAAAAATAAGGAGAGATGATGAAATTTAAAAATGGAATTTATCCAAAATTAACTGATTTAATTGACCGTTCTACACTTAAAGAAATTCAAGATAGTTTAGCTCAAACATTTGAAACAGGTGTAGTAATTATAGATAGAAAAGATAAACTGCATATTCCATTGGGTAGCGTGAATAAATTTTGTATGTGTATTAAAGGAACTAAAGAAGGCAAAAAAAGATGCAGTGAATTTTTAGATAAAATAAAAGAGATAGATAAACCCAAAGAATTAATTTGTCCAATGGGCTTATCGTGTCTGGTTACCCCAATAATCACTGATGAAGTCTTGATAGGATGGATAGTTGTAGAAGGATTACTTACTTCTCGTTCAAAGGTTTCATCTCTGGTTAAAAAATTACCTTCTGAATTTGATATTGCCAGACTAACTTCT from bacterium encodes:
- the surE gene encoding 5'/3'-nucleotidase SurE, coding for MNILLTNDDGIKAQGLHILRESLSKVGKVTIIAPDRERSASGHSLTLTHPIRVDEIDEDTFVTDGTPADCINISVLGILPKRPDLIVSGINPGPNLGEDVTYSGTISAAMEGTLLNIPSFSISMGDYKDLKFDFAGKFACKIANLILKHGLPSHTFLNINVPNLSEEEIKGVSITHLGKRTYQEELIKRTDPRGKVYYWIGSKCVMDEEGAEGTDVRAIKEGKISITPLHLDMTNYAVMPEFKKWKFWEI